One genomic window of Candidatus Nitrospira inopinata includes the following:
- a CDS encoding peroxiredoxin yields MSDVAQEIKVGDTAPDFTLKDQDQKDVKLSDYRGKKNVVLCFYPLDWSPVCHGENKCLSDDFPKFESANAELFGVSCDSFFSHKAWADSLGLRHRLLADMHRTVCKSYGLYFEPLNCSKRATVIVDKNGKVAYVKVQEIKTAREDKEILDALAKLN; encoded by the coding sequence ATGAGCGACGTAGCGCAGGAAATCAAGGTCGGCGACACCGCGCCGGATTTTACGTTAAAGGATCAAGATCAGAAGGACGTCAAACTCAGCGACTATCGCGGCAAGAAAAACGTGGTGCTGTGCTTCTATCCGCTGGACTGGAGCCCGGTCTGCCACGGGGAAAACAAATGTTTGTCGGACGATTTCCCCAAGTTTGAATCCGCCAATGCCGAGCTGTTCGGCGTCAGTTGCGACAGCTTCTTCTCACACAAGGCCTGGGCCGATTCTCTCGGACTTCGGCACCGGCTCCTTGCCGACATGCACCGGACGGTCTGCAAGTCCTATGGACTGTACTTTGAGCCGCTGAACTGCTCCAAGCGCGCAACCGTGATCGTCGACAAGAACGGCAAGGTCGCCTACGTGAAGGTGCAGGAAATTAAAACGGCCCGGGAAGACAAGGAAATTCTCGACGCTCTCGCCAAGCTCAATTAG
- a CDS encoding restriction endonuclease: MADPAAAPEAWELFDGPANQSRRCPHFSVEMETGTGKTYVYLRTIFELSRRYGFQKFIIVVPSVAIREGVLKSIEITAEHFRALYNHLPFEHFVYDAKKVNRLRQFATSNTLQILVINIDAFRKNFTGTEEEQKSNVIYKESDKLSGRQPIEFVQAARPIVIIDEPQSVDSTDKAQEAIKALNPLCTLRYSATHRNPYNLVYRLDPVRAFELKLVKQIVVASAAVEGAANDAFVRVEQIDYKKGIKAKLRIHVQTPEGPKEKAVTVKQGADLFTVSNERATYRDGFEVTEINAESGNEYLRFSNGRTLRLGGQIGGLREDVWRAQIKHTVKKHLEKELQVRGRGLKVLSLFFIDRVANYRHYDEEGKPVKGKFAVAFEAALSEFAKDERYQELEWLKEPVDRLHNGYFAQDKKGVLKDTRGDTQADDEVYNLIMKDKERLLSLDEPLRFIFSHSALREGWDNPNVFQICTLNETRSVVKKRQEIGRGLRLPVDQTGRRVFDESVNKLYVMANESYEDFARALQTEYEEDCGVTFGKVPFTAFVKLTRVVDGVERPIGRDAAEAVRAALVEQKMLDADGRIQPAFDPKRKDFTLDLPEAHRDLTPTVIDLLSAYQIERHIRRERDDGPNRLKKEVVLSQEFESLWNRIKPKTTYRVEFETDELVRRAVEAIKRMEKIEAPKIHVAAGQVQVAKGGVITTAVSVAEEQPVYGVRALPDILAYLQNETELTRSTLVRILKASGRLGEVFNNPQRFMDAVAGILKHELHRLLVDGIKYERLPGTGPEAEWEMVLFKSEELVNYLNALRVKKSVYEYVVYDSEVEREFARKLDQREDIELFVKLPSWFKVDTPVGEYNPDWAIVKREDETVYLVKETKGTRDFLKLRTIEADKVRCGQKHFAALGIPLAVAVTADEV, from the coding sequence GTGGCCGATCCCGCCGCCGCGCCCGAGGCATGGGAGCTGTTCGACGGCCCGGCCAACCAGTCACGACGCTGCCCGCACTTCTCGGTCGAGATGGAGACCGGCACGGGGAAGACCTATGTCTACCTGCGTACCATCTTCGAGTTGTCGCGGCGCTACGGTTTTCAGAAGTTCATCATCGTGGTGCCGAGCGTGGCCATCCGCGAGGGTGTGCTCAAGAGCATCGAGATCACCGCCGAGCACTTCCGCGCGCTCTACAACCATCTGCCCTTTGAGCACTTCGTCTATGACGCGAAGAAGGTCAACCGGCTGCGTCAGTTCGCGACCAGCAACACCCTGCAGATTCTCGTCATCAATATCGACGCCTTCCGCAAGAACTTCACCGGCACGGAAGAAGAGCAGAAGAGCAACGTCATCTACAAGGAGAGCGACAAGCTCTCCGGCCGCCAGCCGATCGAGTTCGTGCAGGCAGCGCGGCCCATCGTCATCATCGACGAGCCGCAGAGCGTGGACTCGACCGACAAAGCGCAGGAGGCGATCAAGGCGCTCAACCCGCTCTGCACCTTGCGATATTCCGCCACGCACCGCAATCCCTACAATCTCGTCTACCGCCTCGATCCGGTTCGCGCCTTCGAGCTGAAGCTGGTCAAGCAGATCGTGGTCGCAAGCGCGGCAGTCGAGGGCGCGGCGAATGACGCCTTCGTGCGCGTCGAACAGATCGACTATAAGAAGGGGATCAAGGCGAAGCTCCGTATCCACGTCCAGACACCCGAAGGACCAAAGGAGAAGGCCGTCACGGTCAAGCAGGGGGCCGATCTCTTCACGGTCTCCAATGAGCGTGCGACCTACCGTGACGGCTTTGAGGTGACCGAGATCAACGCCGAATCGGGCAACGAGTACCTGCGCTTCTCGAACGGCCGCACGCTGCGGCTTGGCGGGCAGATCGGCGGCCTGCGCGAGGATGTCTGGCGGGCACAAATCAAACACACGGTCAAGAAGCATCTAGAGAAGGAACTTCAGGTGCGTGGGCGCGGTCTCAAGGTCTTGTCGTTGTTCTTCATCGACCGTGTGGCCAACTACCGTCACTATGATGAAGAAGGCAAGCCGGTGAAGGGCAAGTTCGCCGTGGCGTTCGAGGCGGCGCTGTCAGAGTTCGCCAAGGATGAACGCTACCAAGAGTTGGAATGGCTGAAGGAACCGGTTGACCGCCTGCACAACGGCTATTTTGCCCAGGACAAAAAGGGAGTGCTCAAGGATACGCGAGGCGATACCCAGGCCGACGACGAAGTGTACAACCTGATTATGAAGGACAAGGAGCGGTTGCTCTCACTGGACGAGCCGCTCCGGTTCATCTTCAGCCACTCCGCCCTGCGAGAGGGCTGGGACAACCCGAACGTCTTCCAAATCTGCACGCTCAATGAGACCCGGAGTGTGGTGAAGAAGCGTCAGGAGATCGGCCGCGGTCTTCGTCTGCCGGTGGATCAGACCGGTCGGCGTGTCTTCGACGAGTCGGTCAACAAGCTCTACGTGATGGCCAACGAGAGCTACGAGGACTTCGCCCGCGCGCTGCAGACCGAGTATGAGGAAGACTGCGGTGTGACCTTCGGCAAGGTTCCCTTCACGGCGTTCGTGAAGCTGACTCGAGTCGTGGACGGCGTGGAGCGACCGATCGGACGGGATGCGGCGGAGGCCGTCCGCGCGGCGTTGGTCGAACAGAAGATGCTCGATGCTGACGGTCGCATTCAGCCCGCATTTGACCCCAAACGGAAGGACTTCACGCTGGATTTGCCCGAGGCGCACCGTGACCTGACGCCGACCGTCATTGATCTCTTGTCTGCGTATCAGATCGAGCGGCACATCCGCCGAGAGCGGGATGACGGTCCGAACCGGCTCAAGAAGGAGGTCGTACTCAGCCAGGAATTTGAGTCGCTCTGGAATCGTATCAAGCCGAAGACCACCTATCGAGTCGAATTCGAGACGGATGAACTGGTAAGGCGCGCGGTGGAGGCCATCAAGCGCATGGAGAAGATCGAAGCGCCGAAGATCCACGTCGCCGCAGGCCAAGTCCAGGTGGCAAAGGGCGGGGTGATCACGACGGCCGTGAGCGTCGCCGAGGAGCAGCCTGTCTACGGCGTGCGCGCGCTGCCAGACATCCTCGCCTACCTGCAGAACGAGACCGAGCTGACCCGCTCCACGCTCGTCCGCATCCTCAAAGCCTCCGGCCGACTTGGAGAGGTCTTCAACAATCCTCAGCGGTTCATGGACGCCGTGGCTGGAATTCTCAAACATGAACTTCATCGACTCCTTGTGGACGGCATCAAGTACGAACGGCTGCCTGGCACCGGTCCGGAGGCCGAGTGGGAGATGGTACTCTTCAAAAGCGAGGAACTGGTCAATTACCTCAATGCTCTTCGGGTGAAGAAATCCGTTTATGAGTATGTGGTGTACGACTCGGAGGTCGAGCGCGAGTTTGCTCGGAAACTCGACCAGCGCGAGGATATCGAACTCTTCGTGAAGCTTCCCTCTTGGTTCAAGGTAGACACCCCGGTGGGGGAGTACAACCCGGACTGGGCGATTGTGAAACGCGAGGACGAAACGGTCTATCTGGTCAAGGAAACCAAAGGGACGAGGGATTTCTTGAAGCTCCGCACGATCGAAGCCGACAAAGTCCGTTGTGGCCAAAAACACTTTGCGGCACTGGGCATACCGCTTGCCGTCGCCGTGACGGCTGACGAGGTGTAA
- a CDS encoding DUF4160 domain-containing protein: MSRARPPHFHAVYAEHEAIIDIRELRVTRGALPRRALALVLEWAAEHREALMEDWELCRQLNPPKPIPPLE; the protein is encoded by the coding sequence CTGAGCCGAGCACGGCCGCCACACTTTCACGCCGTCTATGCGGAGCACGAGGCGATTATTGACATCCGTGAGCTGCGGGTGACCCGAGGCGCGCTTCCCCGCCGGGCGCTCGCGCTGGTGCTAGAATGGGCTGCTGAACACCGGGAAGCATTGATGGAGGACTGGGAGCTATGTCGCCAACTCAACCCACCAAAACCGATTCCACCTCTGGAGTAG
- a CDS encoding three-Cys-motif partner protein TcmP, with the protein MPDDRRDREHQFGGEWTTRKLEVLAKYLKSYTTALKKTSFQKLYIDAFAGTGYREARREEEEDSPQNTLFPDMAEPEPQSFLDGSARLALKIEPQFDRYIFIERSPERCADLESLKAEFPGLADKIDIRQGDANAKIQELCATDWRFKRAVLFLDPYGMQVEWRMIEAIAKTKAIDLWLLFPLGIGVNRLLTKSGDIPKSWRRRLDLLLGTRDWYDDFYRVETMPTLFGDDNERVVKATMETIGRYFNNRLKGIFAGVAEEPGVLRNSANNPLYLLCFAVGNEPGKKIALKIAQHLLKEVR; encoded by the coding sequence ATGCCTGATGATCGAAGAGACAGGGAGCATCAGTTTGGCGGGGAATGGACCACCCGAAAGCTGGAGGTGCTGGCCAAGTACTTGAAGAGCTACACGACCGCGTTAAAGAAGACGTCTTTTCAGAAGCTGTACATCGATGCGTTTGCCGGCACAGGCTACCGAGAGGCTCGGCGTGAAGAAGAGGAGGACTCGCCACAGAACACCCTTTTCCCCGACATGGCAGAGCCTGAACCGCAGTCGTTTCTGGATGGCTCTGCTCGTCTGGCACTCAAGATTGAGCCGCAATTCGATCGATACATTTTTATCGAACGTAGTCCTGAACGCTGTGCCGATCTTGAAAGCCTGAAGGCTGAGTTTCCAGGACTTGCCGACAAGATCGACATCCGCCAAGGAGATGCGAACGCCAAGATCCAGGAACTATGCGCAACAGATTGGCGATTCAAACGCGCAGTGCTGTTTCTTGACCCCTATGGCATGCAGGTCGAGTGGAGGATGATCGAAGCCATAGCCAAGACGAAGGCTATCGATCTGTGGTTGCTCTTCCCGCTCGGGATCGGAGTTAATCGTCTGCTGACCAAGTCGGGTGATATTCCAAAATCGTGGCGTCGCCGCCTCGATCTGCTTCTTGGCACTAGAGATTGGTACGATGATTTCTATAGGGTCGAGACTATGCCAACACTTTTCGGGGACGACAATGAGCGTGTGGTCAAGGCTACAATGGAAACCATAGGACGTTATTTCAACAACCGACTCAAAGGGATCTTTGCCGGTGTTGCAGAAGAGCCGGGCGTGTTGCGTAACTCGGCAAACAATCCGCTCTACCTTCTTTGCTTTGCCGTCGGTAATGAACCCGGGAAGAAGATAGCCTTGAAGATCGCACAGCATTTACTCAAGGAGGTGCGCTGA
- the typA gene encoding translational GTPase TypA translates to MSQPLVSPNHRHDIRNVAIIAHVDHGKTTLVDAVLRQTRVHRKIDEMGERIMDSMDQERERGITIRAKNASVLYNGVKINIVDTPGHADFGGEVERTLRMVDGVLLLIDAKEGPMPQTTFVLRKALALGHKAVVVINKIDRPDAMIDDVVNRTFDLFVHLGATDEQLDFPIVYTSALKGIATLDVNKPGNNIAPLLDTVLEQIPAPTVNAGSPLQILVLALAHDPYKGKLGIGKIQSGSIARRQNVLVLGKDGSKLPGKVSDLAVYSGLDRVDTERAEAGEIVAVAGLDDVGIGDTIADAEQPVALPRVTIDEPTVQMTFSVNNSPFAGREGKFLTSRHLRERLFKELETNVSLRVGETDSADRFLVAGRGELHLAVLIEQMRREGYELQVSQPEVILRREGDRLMEPYEELTVQVPDIYQGAVIEEIGKRRGAMRNMKLIHSDVGAGELHLEYDIPTRGIMGLKNVLMAKTRGTVILHHVFTDYKPAQEQDLLIAPHGSLCAFEDGTSTAYALFMAQERGELFIGPGVEVYRGMIVGQNSRDEDLDVNVCKEKHLTNMRASGSDEALILTPPRELTLEFALEYIGADELVEVTPKSLRLRKRLLNPEDRRKAKKAGK, encoded by the coding sequence ATGTCGCAACCACTTGTTTCCCCCAACCACCGCCACGATATTCGGAACGTCGCCATTATCGCCCACGTCGATCACGGCAAGACCACGCTCGTCGACGCCGTTCTTCGCCAAACCAGAGTCCACCGAAAAATCGACGAAATGGGCGAGCGGATCATGGACTCCATGGACCAAGAGCGCGAGCGCGGCATCACGATCCGGGCCAAGAACGCCAGCGTCCTGTACAACGGCGTCAAGATCAACATCGTCGACACGCCGGGCCACGCCGACTTCGGCGGCGAAGTCGAACGAACGCTTCGCATGGTGGACGGGGTCCTGCTCCTGATCGACGCCAAGGAAGGCCCCATGCCGCAGACCACCTTCGTGCTGCGCAAGGCCCTGGCGCTCGGGCACAAAGCCGTCGTCGTCATCAACAAGATCGACCGGCCTGACGCCATGATCGACGACGTCGTCAACCGGACGTTCGATCTCTTCGTGCACTTGGGCGCCACAGACGAGCAACTCGACTTTCCGATCGTCTACACGTCCGCCCTCAAAGGAATCGCCACGCTCGACGTCAACAAGCCTGGCAATAACATCGCGCCGCTGCTCGACACGGTGTTGGAACAGATTCCCGCCCCGACCGTCAACGCCGGATCGCCGCTCCAAATCCTGGTGCTGGCGCTCGCGCATGATCCGTACAAGGGCAAGCTCGGCATCGGCAAAATTCAATCGGGCTCGATCGCCCGACGCCAGAACGTGCTGGTCCTGGGAAAGGACGGATCAAAACTCCCCGGCAAGGTCTCCGACCTCGCGGTCTATTCGGGCCTCGATCGAGTGGACACGGAACGGGCCGAGGCGGGAGAGATCGTCGCCGTGGCGGGACTCGACGACGTCGGCATCGGCGACACCATCGCCGACGCCGAACAGCCGGTCGCCCTCCCCCGCGTCACGATCGACGAGCCGACCGTGCAAATGACCTTTTCCGTGAACAACAGCCCCTTCGCCGGGCGGGAAGGGAAGTTTCTCACGTCGCGCCACCTGCGGGAACGGCTCTTCAAGGAGCTGGAAACCAACGTCTCGCTGCGGGTCGGCGAGACGGACAGCGCCGACCGCTTTCTCGTGGCCGGACGCGGCGAGCTGCACCTGGCCGTCTTGATCGAACAGATGCGGCGGGAAGGCTACGAGCTGCAAGTCTCCCAGCCGGAAGTCATTCTCCGTCGAGAGGGCGACCGGCTCATGGAGCCCTACGAAGAATTGACCGTCCAGGTGCCGGACATCTATCAAGGGGCCGTGATCGAAGAAATCGGCAAGCGGCGCGGCGCCATGCGGAACATGAAACTCATCCATTCCGACGTCGGAGCCGGCGAGCTTCACTTGGAATACGACATTCCCACACGCGGCATCATGGGTTTGAAAAACGTCCTCATGGCCAAGACGCGGGGCACGGTCATTCTGCACCACGTGTTCACAGACTATAAGCCGGCGCAGGAACAGGATCTGCTCATCGCCCCCCACGGATCCCTTTGCGCGTTCGAGGACGGCACCAGCACGGCCTATGCGCTGTTCATGGCGCAGGAACGGGGAGAGCTGTTCATCGGTCCGGGCGTCGAAGTCTACCGGGGGATGATCGTCGGCCAAAACAGCCGGGACGAGGACTTGGACGTCAACGTGTGCAAGGAGAAGCATCTGACGAACATGCGGGCCTCCGGCTCCGACGAGGCGTTGATTCTTACCCCGCCTCGGGAGCTCACGCTGGAATTCGCGCTGGAATACATCGGGGCCGACGAACTCGTGGAGGTCACACCCAAGAGCCTGCGGCTTCGCAAGCGGCTTTTGAATCCCGAAGACCGGCGCAAAGCCAAAAAAGCGGGGAAATGA
- a CDS encoding thioredoxin family protein translates to MSTVLDVSDENYKEFTDSSGAVVAYGLATCEPCQAYDPILEGIAAKFPSIKVGKAKMHVPGRCREIKRTHSFETYPTTHFFAGGKLLLTREGIVEPAELAELITALLLK, encoded by the coding sequence ATGAGCACCGTTCTTGACGTCAGCGACGAGAACTACAAGGAGTTTACCGACAGCTCCGGCGCCGTCGTGGCCTATGGTCTGGCCACCTGCGAGCCTTGCCAAGCCTATGATCCCATCTTGGAAGGCATCGCAGCCAAGTTTCCTTCCATCAAGGTCGGCAAGGCCAAGATGCACGTCCCGGGTCGTTGTCGCGAGATCAAGCGGACCCACTCGTTCGAGACCTACCCCACCACCCACTTTTTTGCCGGCGGGAAGCTGCTCCTGACCCGCGAAGGCATCGTCGAGCCGGCTGAATTGGCCGAACTTATTACGGCCCTCTTGTTAAAGTAA
- a CDS encoding penicillin-binding protein 1A has translation MPGDDRFIEIQERPGSRRRGRPPGSAKRGPRWWQFALIGILACAIAGTTTVGGVIWYFSRDLPSLDLLENYQPSLVTTVYSDDRQPIGQFFIERRILTPLTRIPAHLIQAVIATEDARFFDHPGLDYIGMLRAAWTNIRHGGRKVEGASTITQQLARSLFLSSERSYERKIRELILAYKMEAVTGKEQILETYLNQIYFGQGAYGVASAAQSYFGKDLAKLTLAEAAFLAGLPKSPSRFSPFTAYERAKKRQEHVLARMQEAGFITAAEREAAAAETLIFHRPGNEHLAPYFVEYVRQVLMAKYGETMVYKGGLQVHTTLNVAMQKAAEAAFASGVRELDKRQGWRGPKRTVDLGTLQPAQLASYDKPLRPGDIVEGIVVKAGKDHFVVQVGAETGRLAFDDMAWAKRVLKGPDPAVDFVMVSNVRQIVKPGDVIDVGVKKVGRDGIQLTLEQVPLVEGGLIAIDPRSGAIRAMVGGVDFSRSEYNRAVQAHRQPGSAFKPLIYATAMNQGLSPGTRILDAPVVYEQMEDDKIWKPENYERKFHGLVTLRDALAHSHNLATVRLLDKVGVKNVIDFARSVGVTSSLPADLSLGLGSSSVGLLELTAVYGVFLNQGVRAEPFAIKSVVDNTGQVLEAAEPAPREVMTKETAYLITNMMEDVVQKGTGQAARVLNRPIAGKTGTTNDYINAWFIGGAPNLVAGVYVGFDDRRSLGRGETGARAALPIWTGFMKEALNRLPVVPFEIPDGVTFVKIDESTGFLEDDQDGEDSGGAVELFVKGSEPTQASRRRVDPTDFYKLDQIPEGQSATDGNDL, from the coding sequence ATGCCAGGCGATGATCGATTCATAGAAATTCAAGAACGGCCTGGTTCGCGCCGGCGCGGGAGACCGCCCGGTTCGGCGAAGAGAGGCCCGCGTTGGTGGCAATTCGCGCTGATCGGGATCTTGGCCTGCGCGATCGCCGGAACGACGACCGTGGGAGGGGTGATCTGGTACTTTTCCCGCGACCTGCCGTCGCTTGATCTCCTCGAAAACTATCAGCCCAGCCTGGTGACGACCGTCTATTCGGACGATCGGCAACCGATCGGCCAGTTCTTCATCGAGCGCCGCATTTTGACGCCGCTGACCCGCATTCCCGCGCATCTGATCCAGGCCGTGATCGCCACGGAGGACGCCCGGTTTTTCGACCATCCGGGGTTGGACTACATCGGCATGTTGCGCGCGGCATGGACGAATATCCGACACGGCGGGAGGAAGGTCGAAGGGGCCAGCACCATCACGCAACAGTTGGCCCGGTCGTTGTTTCTGTCGTCGGAGCGCTCGTATGAACGCAAGATCCGCGAATTGATTCTTGCCTATAAAATGGAGGCGGTGACGGGGAAAGAGCAGATTCTCGAAACCTATCTGAATCAAATTTACTTCGGCCAAGGGGCTTACGGCGTGGCGTCGGCGGCCCAGTCGTACTTCGGAAAGGATCTCGCCAAACTGACGCTTGCGGAGGCGGCGTTCTTGGCGGGGCTGCCCAAGTCACCCAGTCGGTTTTCCCCCTTCACCGCCTACGAACGGGCGAAAAAACGCCAAGAGCACGTGCTGGCCCGGATGCAGGAAGCCGGATTCATCACGGCGGCCGAGCGGGAAGCCGCCGCCGCCGAAACCCTCATCTTTCACCGTCCGGGCAATGAGCATTTGGCTCCGTATTTCGTCGAATACGTCCGTCAAGTACTGATGGCGAAATACGGGGAGACCATGGTGTATAAGGGCGGTCTGCAAGTCCACACCACGTTGAACGTAGCCATGCAGAAGGCGGCGGAAGCGGCGTTCGCCTCGGGGGTTCGCGAGCTTGACAAACGTCAGGGGTGGCGAGGTCCAAAGCGAACCGTGGATCTGGGCACGCTCCAGCCCGCGCAGCTTGCGTCCTACGACAAGCCGCTTCGTCCGGGCGACATCGTCGAAGGGATCGTCGTGAAAGCGGGGAAGGATCATTTCGTGGTCCAAGTGGGAGCGGAGACGGGACGGTTGGCGTTCGACGACATGGCGTGGGCCAAGCGGGTGCTGAAAGGACCGGACCCCGCGGTTGATTTCGTGATGGTTTCCAATGTCAGGCAGATTGTAAAGCCCGGCGACGTCATCGACGTGGGGGTCAAGAAGGTCGGCAGGGACGGGATTCAGTTGACGCTCGAACAGGTGCCGCTCGTTGAAGGAGGCTTGATCGCGATCGATCCGAGAAGCGGGGCGATTCGCGCCATGGTCGGAGGCGTCGATTTTTCGCGAAGCGAGTACAATCGGGCGGTCCAGGCGCATCGGCAGCCGGGTTCGGCGTTCAAGCCGCTCATCTACGCGACCGCGATGAATCAAGGATTGAGTCCGGGCACCAGGATTCTCGACGCCCCGGTCGTCTATGAACAGATGGAAGACGACAAAATTTGGAAGCCCGAGAACTATGAACGGAAGTTTCACGGTCTGGTGACGTTGCGCGACGCCTTGGCGCACTCGCACAATCTGGCGACGGTGCGGTTGCTCGACAAGGTGGGTGTCAAGAACGTCATCGACTTCGCCCGCTCGGTCGGAGTGACCAGTTCGCTGCCGGCCGATCTTTCCTTGGGGCTGGGATCATCGTCCGTCGGGCTGTTGGAACTGACGGCGGTGTACGGGGTCTTTCTCAACCAAGGCGTTCGCGCGGAACCGTTCGCCATCAAATCGGTGGTCGATAATACGGGACAGGTCTTGGAAGCGGCCGAGCCGGCGCCGCGCGAGGTCATGACGAAGGAAACGGCCTACCTGATCACCAACATGATGGAAGACGTGGTGCAAAAGGGAACGGGGCAGGCCGCGCGGGTTTTGAATCGTCCGATCGCGGGGAAGACCGGGACGACGAACGACTACATCAACGCCTGGTTCATCGGAGGCGCTCCCAACCTGGTGGCCGGCGTGTACGTGGGGTTTGACGATCGCCGCTCGCTCGGCCGCGGCGAAACCGGCGCCCGCGCGGCCCTGCCGATCTGGACGGGTTTCATGAAAGAAGCCCTGAATCGGCTTCCCGTCGTGCCCTTTGAGATTCCCGACGGCGTCACGTTCGTGAAAATCGACGAATCGACCGGTTTCTTGGAGGACGATCAGGACGGCGAGGACTCCGGCGGAGCAGTGGAGCTTTTTGTCAAGGGCAGCGAGCCGACGCAGGCTTCGCGCCGCCGCGTCGATCCGACGGATTTTTACAAGTTGGATCAGATTCCGGAAGGGCAGTCGGCGACCGACGGAAACGACCTGTGA
- a CDS encoding DUF2442 domain-containing protein, producing MSPTQPTKTDSTSGVVPPPGSAAPWRIVRVTVKPGMRLDVEFTDGTAGEVRLEPFLSASRVTGTVFEALRDPAFFAQARIELGTVTWPNGADLAPDAMYDNIRMQGHWTVEP from the coding sequence ATGTCGCCAACTCAACCCACCAAAACCGATTCCACCTCTGGAGTAGTTCCACCCCCGGGGTCGGCAGCGCCTTGGCGCATTGTGCGCGTCACGGTCAAACCAGGCATGCGGTTGGACGTCGAGTTTACCGACGGGACTGCCGGCGAAGTACGACTCGAACCGTTTCTGAGCGCGTCGCGTGTCACGGGGACTGTCTTCGAGGCGCTTCGGGACCCGGCCTTCTTTGCGCAGGCCCGCATCGAGCTTGGGACGGTCACCTGGCCCAATGGCGCCGACCTCGCGCCGGATGCGATGTACGACAACATTCGAATGCAGGGACACTGGACGGTCGAACCGTGA
- a CDS encoding DUF5131 family protein, which translates to MAQGSGIEWTESTWNPVTGCTKISPGCKHCYAERMAERLQAMGQPNYVNGFQLTLQPHMLELPLKWKKPQTIFVNSMSDLFHEQVPLEYIKTVFDVMGRAHWHRFQVLTKRAERLGEVSPSLEWTPNIWMGVSIESDEYRYRIEHLRRTGAAIKFLSLEPLLGPLTDLDLTGIDWVIVGGESGPHARPMDPAWVLDIRDQCRRADVPFFFKQWGGPNKKRAGRLLENKVWSEMPRLSATRKALPVLA; encoded by the coding sequence ATGGCACAGGGATCTGGCATCGAATGGACCGAGTCCACATGGAATCCAGTCACAGGGTGCACGAAGATCAGTCCTGGATGCAAGCACTGCTATGCCGAGCGGATGGCTGAGCGATTACAGGCCATGGGGCAACCAAATTATGTGAATGGGTTCCAACTGACGCTCCAGCCTCACATGCTTGAGCTTCCACTGAAGTGGAAAAAGCCGCAAACGATCTTCGTGAATTCCATGAGTGATCTCTTCCACGAACAGGTCCCACTCGAATACATCAAGACCGTGTTCGACGTGATGGGCCGCGCGCACTGGCATCGCTTCCAGGTGCTCACCAAGCGCGCCGAGAGACTTGGAGAAGTGAGTCCCTCGCTTGAATGGACGCCCAATATCTGGATGGGCGTCAGTATCGAGAGCGATGAATACCGATACCGGATCGAGCATCTGAGGCGGACCGGAGCGGCAATTAAATTTCTCTCGCTGGAGCCGTTGCTCGGCCCCCTGACAGACCTCGATCTGACCGGCATTGACTGGGTCATTGTCGGAGGCGAGTCCGGCCCTCATGCCCGGCCCATGGATCCGGCCTGGGTCCTGGACATCCGGGACCAGTGTCGTCGCGCCGACGTGCCGTTCTTTTTCAAGCAATGGGGCGGCCCGAACAAGAAACGGGCGGGGCGGCTATTGGAAAATAAGGTATGGAGTGAGATGCCACGTCTGTCTGCGACAAGGAAAGCACTGCCTGTACTCGCATGA